Within the Aspergillus luchuensis IFO 4308 DNA, chromosome 5, nearly complete sequence genome, the region CCCATTGAGACACAGTGTATCTTTCCTTCAAAGCCCGGCAAAAAGGATTGCGTCGCCATTCAAAAGCTCATTGTTTGCAAGCAGAAGCCCCATAACCGAGGATGTCCAGGTTGACACCAGAGGTGTGGAAGAACCTGCTACCCCCGACGTCGACGAATCGCCGCTTCGAATGACCGAATTTCAGGAAGTCAGGGATGCTGAAAGTGAAGACGAGCAGGTTGATGACGATATCCCTGAGGGAGTGGACGATAACGATGCGACCAAGGAAGTCGATACGAAATCCCCAGCCGCTGCAGAAGAGTCCGACGAAGATACTCTGCACGAAGAGTTTGATCGGGAGCAGACCATAGAGTATGAAGAGGAATACACGGGAAATGCGGCTGAAGATGTCACGACGCATGAGGAGCCTAATGAAAGTGACGTTCCCAATGACCAGCAGGTTGAAGAGCCTGCTCACGAGTTGGTCGAGGCCACTGAGGAGCCTATGGAGGAGTCTGAAGAAGAGTTCAGGGACGATGCCATGGAGGAACCTGCTGATGAGCTAGTCGAGTCTACAGAGGAGCCCATCAAGGAGCCCAACAACGAGCCTATGGAGGAGCCTATGGAAGAATAcacggaggagatggccgAAGAATCTGTTAGCGATCCGACCGAGCATATCGATGAGCCTGTTGAGGAACCCATGGAAAAACTCGCCGATGAGTCAGTGGAGCCACCCATGGAGGAGACCGAGGAGCCTGTCGAAGCAGGAGTGACTGAGCCTGCGGAGGAGTCCTCTGAACCTCCCATCAAAGAGCTCGTTACCGAGCCTGACGCTGAACTTGTCAGGGAACCGGAAGCTGAGCAGACCCACCCAacggttgaagatgaagagactgGCGAGATGAGTAACGAGCATGAAGCTCAGGAGAACGCCACTGAGTACGCTGAAGATAGTCCAGAGCTCGATGCTGAGGTTTCCGTCCCCGACAATAGAGAGGACACCGTGGAAATGGAAGATATTTCCGTTTCCCTGCCCAAGGACTCTAGCCCGTCAAACCGCAGTGAGACGCGCGAAATTAtcgttgaagaagagcctTCAGCCGAGTACGACCAAGGGGGTGTTGAGCAACCCGAGCATGAGGCAGAAGAGCGCACTGAGACAACGGACCCGGCAACTGAAACTGCTCCAGGCCCAGCCAACACAGGACTAAGAAGCAGCTTGGTTGAAGGCCTTGAGGATGTCTTCGTCGAACGCGCAGCACCCCCCGAGCCTGTCAATGTTGACCGTGATGGTTCGGAGACGGAGGACGACCCGGATATGCTGGAGGCGGCCGACGAAGAGAATGCTGCAGATGCTTTTGACGACTTCGACGACGTGGACGACGAGTACACATTCGATGACACCGACCCAACGCTCGTGGGGTTCGAACCGACCGAGCGGATCCCACCTAACCTCGTTCCCATTCAGCCAtacgaagtcgaagaagcggaagatcCTTTCAGCCCTTCACGTCAGGCTCAGAACGCCTCCAAGCGTGTTCTTTCGCCCGTTCGTATCCTTGAAAGCCCTGTCAGGCGAAGCCCTATCAGGCGCAGCGCGAGGAATGCTCCTACACCTGCAGCAGCCATGGACAATGGGACGCAAAACAATGCCGACCTCTCGGACCCATTCGTTGAGCACACTCGTGCAACACCTCGTCGCAGATCTACTCGAGGACTACTTTTCGATAATGCCCCTCGTTTCACACCACTGGCGCAACAATTTAGACAGTGGAAATCTAACAGCCCTGAGAAGGCACAGGCGACGCGACCTCGGAGGGGAATCTTCTCTTTGGGAGGCCGCAGGAGGTCTAGCAACGTTACTAGTACTTCTGAGGTTTCATATCCTGATGTATCCAGGCAGGCAGAAGCTTCATCGTCTAAGCCGCAAACTTCGCAGCAAGAGCGGGAAGATGTCGATGTGCGTGAGGTTGCTGGAACTGAAGAGCAGGAGCCTGAAGAAAATGCCGAGCCAGCCCACGAGGAGACCCCAATGCCTGTTTCGCCTGCTGCGCAGGAACAGAGTGAGGATGTCGACGTCCCGGAgcacgatgatgaggatcagGAGCAGGAAGCGGAACCGATCGCTGAGGAGCCAAATCAACCTTCATCAGCTGAGTTGCCAACTCCGCAAGAAGATTTGAATGATGTTGATATGTCTCTACCTGAAGAGCAAGATCAGGATCCGGAACCAGTTGATGAGGAGCCAAGCCCGGAGCAGGTTTCATTGCCCAACTCGCCTATTCTGGAGGAAGACAGCAATGATGCCGATATGCCTGCTATACATGAAGACGAGCCGTCACAGCCCATTGGCGACATGCCCAGCCAAATGGAGGCTTTGCTGGCTGAACCTGACACTTTGCAGGAAACTGACAAGTCTACTGATATTCCCGAAATTTACGAAGACGAAGATTCTGGTTCTCAGCAAGCTGGCAATACTGAGACCTTCGAGGAGCCGTTGGAGCAGTCGGCAGAGGTAGTTGAGAGCAGTCAGGAGGCTGTGGCCGACGCAAGCGAGGATAAGGAGAACATGTACGCAGTGCCGTCCGTGCCTTACAATCTCGCTTCTGAGTCGCAGCCagacaaggaaagagagCTCGGGGATATTCCCATTCTCGCACCTTCCACTCCGATGAAAAACAGGATTCCTGAGATGCAGACTGTACACACGATTTCTAAAGTTCCACTCAAGCCCGAAGGCCAGATATCGCCGTTGAAGATGTCGCGCAAGCGTGGTCTTTCGCTCTCCGCCTCTTCCCCAGGGCGCTCCTCGAGACCCCGCATGTCGGCAATTGCACCCGTCGCGCGAAATGCCCCCCAGCTCTCACCTCGCAAATCGCCCCGGCTACAAAGAACCGCTTCGCGCCAGTCACTCGGCCAATCCCATACTCCTGATACAGCTAGAAAACCCATTGAGGCTCAAAGACCTGCACCGCCCAAGCGGCCCTCGTACTCTCCCAGCcctaagaagaagacgaaaacGCCTCGCACGAGCATCAATGCTCCCAAGCTGGCTCTACAGGGCTCTGTTGTATATGTGGATGTGCACACAACCGAGGGAGAGGATGCTAGTGGCATCTTCATTGAGCTTCTGCAGCAAATGGGAGCCCGATGCGTGAAGAACTGGTCGTGGAACCCTCGCGCCAGTGTGTCTCCGGAGGAGGGAACAGAGCCCAAGGAGGGCAAGGTGGGAATCACCCATGTCGTCTACAAAGATGGAGGTGTCCGCACTTTGGAGAAGGTCCGACATGCAAGAGGCCTTGTCAAATGTGTTGGAGTCGGCTGGGTCCTTGAGTAAGTTATTCACTTGTCTGCCAAGGATGCAGGTACTAACGTTGCACAGCTGCGAACGTGAGAACAAATGGCTCGATGAGGCACACTACGAAGTCGACCTGTCTATTATCCCCCGTGGTGGTGCTAAGCGTCGCAAGAGCATGGAACCACGCGCTTTGAGCAACGTCAATGGCACTCTTGTCAAGACCGACGCGGCGAGTGCATCTGCAAACCGCAGACGATCTAGCCTTGCTCCTCCCAAAGAATCCATCCCCAGAGATGCGACACCCTCTTCGCGTGATGAGCCATCTACCCCCGACGCCACTCCTAAGATTGGCGCCGGGCACACGGAAGCAGACCAGCAGTACTGCCACACGCCCAAGACTCCGGGCTACACCCTTGACATGGATGCCATTGGCATGTCGCCAGCCACACCATTCTACCTGTCGCAGCGGACGAAGCTCGTGCAGCAGACCTGTCCTCCGAAGCAGACCCGCCAAGGTCTCTTTACCACGCCGGCTGCGGCACGCGAGCCGAACCAGAAGCTGCGGGCCAAATTGGAGGCAGCTAGACGAAAGAGTATGGCGTATAAGCCGCGAGTGGGGAGTCCCCTTGTTGAGTAGATTTTGGTTGATTTTGTTCGCACCGGATTGGTTTGATTTCTGCATGGTTCTGATTACTGGATTATCTGTTTATGGTTATGGTTATACTACATACCCCTTTGTTGTCTAGTGGCGTATGGTTGAATTATAGTAATTGGAATACAGTTCATATTCATCTACTTAAGTGTATGTTTCAGCTTTGAAGCAAAGTAATCTTGATGATTTACGATGGAGGCATATTCGATATTGATTCgtattcatcatcattacaATCAGACATGATTTGTCGATGCGAGACCAGCTCAGCACTCAACGTACCGCAGTCGTATACTCACAGACCCGGACCAACAGAGACAAAGGCTCTCATGGCGTCCACCACATTCCCATCATGCAATCTTAACAACTCGGTCGCAGTGCTCTTATTCAATTCCAACTCCTCGACCTTGTCCACCATCGCCATTAGCCTCCGCCCGAACACTTCTCCGAGGTATTGACATACCAGAAGAttcacatcctccaccgccaCCTTAACCGCCTTCTTCTTAGCCCCTTCCACCGGAACCCTCTTCTGGGCCTCGACCGGCTTCTGCACgccaccacgaccagcaccaccagcttGTCCCGAGGCGATCTCCAAGCGACTCATTGCCTGACCCAGAGCTTCCTGGTCTGCAGcggagggagtggaggaggactTGGGGGTGTCGGGGGCGATGTGGCTTGGGTTGAGGGCGGAGAGGGCAGCGGCGGCTTTGCGGTCTTCGGCGTTGgtggggtgttggtgttgatgatgttcaTCGGGGTGggcggaggggatggagtcggacatggtgattgatgatactgattgattgattgattgatgcagGGTAGATGGGTTTGGAACTGGACTGTCAGACGTTAGTCAGGTCAGGGGCAAACAATGAAGTTAACCAAGTAGCTAAGTTTAGTTAACTATGGGAGATAAGTAATAGTATTGAGCGAACACATGACGTCGGagttcaataataataagattggCATGGCAAAGAGAGCAAATTGCCTGTCTGGGTTAGCGGGACAAGCGTGACTCAAAAGAATCCAAATCCGCGAATAAccgattttcttttttttctgcattGAAAGTTAATTTAATTGAAAGTGTAACGTGTTTGTtgttctttgcttttctttttattcttcaaCTTGATTGCTTCTCCTgttacttcttcctctattttcatctcttttttccttgCTTCGTTGctgtcattcattcattcatttccaAAGAGCGGTGGGGAATCAACATCCACTCTTGACAGCGCCCTAGCGTCGATCAGTCACTAATCACTACTTGCTGCCTCCACCGACACTGTCACAATGGCGGAGTCAGAATGGTCTCCCAGCTGTGTGTATACCATTCTTTTACTTCCTTTCTtagagagggagaagtgaTGCGATGACTGACTTTCATCAGCTTGGGCCTCGAAACCCATCAAGCAGGATGTCATTTATGACGATGCGGCGGGCGTACAAGCCGCACTGGCGAAGCTGCAGAAACTCCCGCCGTTGGTCACGACTCAAGAGGTGCGATCTATCGTTTCGTTGAGAGCTGAACAGACAAGCTGATAAACGTATAGGTGAATGACTTAAAGAAGAGCTTGAAGAATGTTGCATTGGGCAAGGCCTTTGTACTCCAGGGTGGTGAGTACACGGATTTAGATTCCGCATGACGGCCGGTACTGATCCTGTGCAAGGCGACTGCGCGGAGCTGTTCGATTACTGCAATATGGACATGATTGAAGCCAAGGTgaagctgcttcttcagatgAGTTTGGTTTTGATTTGGGGTATGTTTCTTACAATTACTATACCAAAACGAATCATGCTAATATCACCCAGGAGCAAACAAGCCTGTCGTTCGTATCGCCCGAATTGCAGGCCAATTCGCCAAGTAAGTCTTCACTCTCTCTACataaacaacaacaccaactaATACCGAACAGACCCCGCTCCAGCCCAATGGAAACCATCGACGGCGTCGAAATGCCCTCCTTCCGCGGCGACAACATCAACGGCTTCGACGCCACCCCCGAATCCCGCAAACCAGACCCGTCCCGGCTGGTCTCAGCCTACTTCCACTCCGCCGCGACACTCAACTACATGCgcgcctccctctcctcagGTCTCGCCGACCTGCACTCCCCTCTAGACTGGGGTCTCGGGCACGTCATCACCCCCTCCATTCGGGAGAAATACACCAAAATCGTCAATCGCGTCAAAGACGCCCTGCGCTTTATGCAAACCGTCGGCATCGACACCGACCGCGGCGTCGAGACCGTCGACATCTACACCAGCCACGAaggcctcctcctcgaatACGAACAAAGCCTCCTCCGACACCTCAAGAACCCCgaccctcccaccacctccacacAGCCCCCCAAATCCTACTacgccacctcctcccacttCCTCTGGATCGGCGACCGCACCCGCCAAATCAACGGCGCACACGTCGAATTCTTCCGAGGCATCGCCAACCCCATCGGCATCAAAATCGGCCC harbors:
- a CDS encoding uncharacterized protein (COG:S;~EggNog:ENOG410PJW7;~InterPro:IPR001357,IPR036420,IPR022047), giving the protein MARAAVIPQSPPKRTTRTRTKGSTTTTSAKAAPKTTKARAPSSATEARKRGGRTTAAASRPADEDADESTDDEIGMFSERKTTTVARPKGRPTTKSTTTTASRGRKATLTTNAELGSDNDDELAQSDAPKKRAGRPRTKPATPAKTETVPKTRGRPKGSTATKSAKPVDPVKENTRLNAKGFTDIDFSSSQEAPKRVYIATNSTTARSNMLRGPAKKKKVTFQDPSETAEEDMSEPSPPPAAGRRRGTIGPGRQAGLASKPVRKPAATSAKGRKPATAKKEGPKPLSPKKATQVAKALSSYADSDGEDDELSGDKDQVKFVVNSPPKHGSENTGLSSPVKKINITGKFRKSLDENGEPLPGPRRSIDFNDTLLMSSPARRPPPSPFNFSMRETPKRGAFAPRDDPKSLSQPHLSPTHNSPLKLSPRKAHLETPKRGSVFLDSGKPLSQPNFTPGHNSPLKASPRKGLFGASFTSQAHAESTSTPLRHSVSFLQSPAKRIASPFKSSLFASRSPITEDVQVDTRGVEEPATPDVDESPLRMTEFQEVRDAESEDEQVDDDIPEGVDDNDATKEVDTKSPAAAEESDEDTLHEEFDREQTIEYEEEYTGNAAEDVTTHEEPNESDVPNDQQVEEPAHELVEATEEPMEESEEEFRDDAMEEPADELVESTEEPIKEPNNEPMEEPMEEYTEEMAEESVSDPTEHIDEPVEEPMEKLADESVEPPMEETEEPVEAGVTEPAEESSEPPIKELVTEPDAELVREPEAEQTHPTVEDEETGEMSNEHEAQENATEYAEDSPELDAEVSVPDNREDTVEMEDISVSLPKDSSPSNRSETREIIVEEEPSAEYDQGGVEQPEHEAEERTETTDPATETAPGPANTGLRSSLVEGLEDVFVERAAPPEPVNVDRDGSETEDDPDMLEAADEENAADAFDDFDDVDDEYTFDDTDPTLVGFEPTERIPPNLVPIQPYEVEEAEDPFSPSRQAQNASKRVLSPVRILESPVRRSPIRRSARNAPTPAAAMDNGTQNNADLSDPFVEHTRATPRRRSTRGLLFDNAPRFTPLAQQFRQWKSNSPEKAQATRPRRGIFSLGGRRRSSNVTSTSEVSYPDVSRQAEASSSKPQTSQQEREDVDVREVAGTEEQEPEENAEPAHEETPMPVSPAAQEQSEDVDVPEHDDEDQEQEAEPIAEEPNQPSSAELPTPQEDLNDVDMSLPEEQDQDPEPVDEEPSPEQVSLPNSPILEEDSNDADMPAIHEDEPSQPIGDMPSQMEALLAEPDTLQETDKSTDIPEIYEDEDSGSQQAGNTETFEEPLEQSAEVVESSQEAVADASEDKENMYAVPSVPYNLASESQPDKERELGDIPILAPSTPMKNRIPEMQTVHTISKVPLKPEGQISPLKMSRKRGLSLSASSPGRSSRPRMSAIAPVARNAPQLSPRKSPRLQRTASRQSLGQSHTPDTARKPIEAQRPAPPKRPSYSPSPKKKTKTPRTSINAPKLALQGSVVYVDVHTTEGEDASGIFIELLQQMGARCVKNWSWNPRASVSPEEGTEPKEGKVGITHVVYKDGGVRTLEKVRHARGLVKCVGVGWVLDCERENKWLDEAHYEVDLSIIPRGGAKRRKSMEPRALSNVNGTLVKTDAASASANRRRSSLAPPKESIPRDATPSSRDEPSTPDATPKIGAGHTEADQQYCHTPKTPGYTLDMDAIGMSPATPFYLSQRTKLVQQTCPPKQTRQGLFTTPAAAREPNQKLRAKLEAARRKSMAYKPRVGSPLVE
- the ARO8_2 gene encoding 3-deoxy-7-phosphoheptulonate synthase class II (COG:E;~EggNog:ENOG410PIHP;~InterPro:IPR002480,IPR013785;~PFAM:PF01474;~go_function: GO:0003824 - catalytic activity [Evidence IEA];~go_function: GO:0003849 - 3-deoxy-7-phosphoheptulonate synthase activity [Evidence IEA];~go_process: GO:0009073 - aromatic amino acid family biosynthetic process [Evidence IEA]), whose product is METIDGVEMPSFRGDNINGFDATPESRKPDPSRLVSAYFHSAATLNYMRASLSSGLADLHSPLDWGLGHVITPSIREKYTKIVNRVKDALRFMQTVGIDTDRGVETVDIYTSHEGLLLEYEQSLLRHLKNPDPPTTSTQPPKSYYATSSHFLWIGDRTRQINGAHVEFFRGIANPIGIKIGPSMTPTELTSLLDIVNPTHEIGKVTLISRYGAAKISQYLPAHIAAVQASGHIPVWQCDPMHGNTQATPSGVKTRHFSDILSELKQALEIHRAAGSFLGGMHLELTGEAVTECVGGAGGLTEEGLSERYTTFCDPRLSEKQALELAFLVAGFYRELDEELAEDESI
- a CDS encoding huntingtin-interacting protein K (COG:S;~EggNog:ENOG410PR49;~InterPro:IPR044034,IPR038922;~PFAM:PF19026): MSDSIPSAHPDEHHQHQHPTNAEDRKAAAALSALNPSHIAPDTPKSSSTPSAADQEALGQAMSRLEIASGQAGGAGRGGVQKPVEAQKRVPVEGAKKKAVKVAVEDVNLLVCQYLGEVFGRRLMAMVDKVEELELNKSTATELLRLHDGNVVDAMRAFVSVGPGL